A region of Marnyiella aurantia DNA encodes the following proteins:
- a CDS encoding GNAT family N-acetyltransferase: MSLTPTLRKANPDDAPIIWDILSGAIQLRKEQGSAQWQDGYPNLQTVENDIAQDQGYVYDSGDELIGYVAIILNTEPAYDEIEGQWHSDGDFYVVHRLAVARETAGTGVATSILKEVEHLALKNKIFSIRADTNYDNAAMLKIFNNLDYVYCGEVYFRGSARKAFEKLLR, encoded by the coding sequence TTGTCTCTTACTCCCACCCTCCGAAAAGCAAATCCAGACGATGCTCCAATAATCTGGGACATCCTGAGCGGCGCCATACAACTGCGAAAAGAACAGGGCTCCGCGCAGTGGCAGGACGGCTACCCTAACCTGCAAACCGTAGAAAACGATATTGCGCAGGACCAGGGTTATGTTTATGATTCCGGCGACGAACTCATTGGATATGTAGCCATTATTCTAAACACTGAACCGGCCTACGATGAAATTGAGGGCCAGTGGCATAGCGATGGTGATTTCTATGTAGTTCACCGCCTGGCGGTAGCCCGTGAGACGGCCGGAACCGGCGTGGCAACTTCCATTCTGAAAGAGGTTGAGCATCTTGCGCTTAAAAACAAAATTTTCAGCATCCGCGCCGATACCAATTATGATAACGCAGCCATGCTGAAAATCTTTAATAATCTGGATTACGTGTACTGTGGCGAAGTGTACTTCCGCGGCAGCGCACGCAAAGCTTTTGAGAAATTATTGCGATAA
- the carB gene encoding carbamoyl-phosphate synthase large subunit produces the protein MKRNDIKTILVIGSGPIIIGQAAEFDYAGTQACLALREEGYKVILINSNPATIMTDVEIADKVYIEPISLPFVSHIIRKERPDALLPTLGGQTGLNMAVELEKSGILEECKVEVLGTKLSAINQAEDRDLFRELMRELNEPVPDSDIVNTVRGALEFAHNIGYPVIVRPAFTMGGTGGGIAHNDDELKEIASFGLKYSPVTQCLIEKSIAGFKEIEYEVMRDKNDNAIVVCNMENIDPVGVHTGDSIVVAPSQTLSDREYQMLRNSSLKIIRALGIEGGCNVQLALDPHSFDYYIIEVNPRVSRSSALASKATGYPIAKIAAKIAVGLTLDEIMNPVTGKTYACFEPALDYVVTKFPRFPFDKFETADRRLSTQMKATGEVMAIGRNFEESLQKAIRSLEAGLRHIGLKTKQAEALTEEEIERRIRVCDDERLFIIGDALRRGYDWEKIVEWSKIDKFFIWKIKKLIDFEKTITDNKFNTEILLEAKKLGFADLHIAHLWESDQKAIFDFRKNNGVMPVYKMVDTCAAEFESATPYFYGTYEEENESIPSDREKVIVLGSGPIRIGQGVEFDYATVHSVWAIKEMGYEAIIINNNPETVSTDFSISDKLYFEPLTEEDVMNIIELEKPKGVVVQFGGQTAINLADKLAAHGVQILGTSLEDLDRAENRNKFEAALQEMGIPQPLGKTCFTKEEALVIANEIGFPVLVRPSYVLGGRAMEIVYDEKELDYYMTNAVKENSEHPILIDRYLTGKEVEVDAISDGETVVIPGIMEHIERAGVHSGDSIAVYPPQNITQQQIDTLVDYTERLALGLNVIGLMNIQFVLADGEVYVIEVNPRSSRTVPFLSKITEIPMANLATKVILGQKLKDLGFESGLAPVKEGVYVKVPVFSFSKLTKVDISLGPEMKSTGEVMGKDTTLEKALYKGLIGSGRKMPLHGAILFTVADKDKEDACEIARRFQEIGFKIWATEGTANYFEERGVRTKIGYKIEENPEINLIDLIQTGKVQYIVNTMTKGKQSERDGFQIRRTSVENGVPCLTSMDTVEAILKVIESMSFKMEKM, from the coding sequence ATGAAAAGAAACGACATAAAAACTATACTTGTTATCGGCTCCGGTCCAATTATTATTGGGCAGGCGGCAGAATTTGATTATGCCGGAACCCAGGCCTGTTTGGCCCTTAGGGAAGAAGGCTATAAGGTAATCCTTATCAATTCCAACCCCGCCACTATTATGACGGACGTTGAAATTGCCGATAAAGTGTATATTGAGCCTATCTCACTCCCCTTCGTGAGCCATATCATCCGTAAGGAGCGTCCCGACGCGCTGCTGCCCACACTGGGCGGACAGACCGGCCTGAACATGGCTGTGGAATTGGAGAAATCCGGAATCCTGGAGGAGTGCAAAGTGGAAGTATTAGGTACCAAACTATCAGCCATCAATCAGGCTGAAGACCGTGACCTTTTCCGCGAGCTTATGCGCGAACTTAACGAGCCTGTGCCGGACTCAGACATTGTAAATACCGTTCGGGGCGCTCTTGAATTTGCACATAATATCGGTTATCCCGTAATCGTACGTCCTGCCTTCACCATGGGTGGAACCGGCGGCGGAATTGCCCATAATGACGATGAACTTAAGGAAATCGCTAGTTTCGGACTGAAATATTCGCCTGTAACCCAGTGTCTGATCGAAAAATCAATTGCTGGTTTCAAGGAGATAGAATATGAGGTGATGCGCGATAAAAACGATAACGCCATCGTGGTCTGCAATATGGAAAATATCGACCCCGTGGGTGTCCATACCGGAGATTCGATCGTTGTGGCGCCTTCGCAAACACTTTCCGACCGTGAATATCAGATGCTGCGGAATTCTTCACTTAAAATTATCCGTGCTTTGGGAATTGAAGGTGGCTGTAACGTGCAGCTGGCTCTGGATCCGCACTCATTCGACTATTATATCATTGAAGTAAACCCAAGAGTTTCCCGTTCATCGGCATTGGCCAGTAAGGCCACCGGTTATCCGATTGCCAAGATCGCAGCTAAAATTGCGGTAGGACTTACCCTGGACGAGATCATGAATCCGGTAACAGGAAAGACTTACGCATGTTTCGAGCCTGCTCTTGATTATGTGGTAACCAAATTCCCAAGGTTTCCTTTTGATAAATTCGAAACTGCCGACCGCCGACTTTCAACTCAAATGAAAGCTACGGGAGAGGTAATGGCCATCGGCCGTAACTTTGAAGAGTCTTTGCAAAAGGCCATCCGCTCACTGGAAGCAGGCCTCAGACATATCGGTCTGAAAACAAAACAGGCAGAAGCGTTGACCGAAGAAGAAATTGAAAGACGGATCCGCGTTTGTGATGATGAACGTCTTTTCATCATCGGCGATGCTTTAAGAAGAGGCTACGATTGGGAAAAGATTGTGGAGTGGAGTAAAATCGACAAGTTTTTTATCTGGAAGATCAAGAAACTGATCGACTTCGAAAAAACAATAACCGATAATAAATTCAATACCGAAATACTTCTTGAGGCCAAGAAATTAGGCTTCGCCGACTTACATATCGCCCATCTTTGGGAATCTGACCAGAAGGCTATATTCGATTTCAGAAAGAACAACGGTGTTATGCCGGTGTATAAAATGGTCGATACCTGTGCCGCTGAGTTCGAAAGTGCTACACCGTACTTTTACGGAACGTATGAGGAAGAGAACGAAAGCATCCCTTCTGACCGCGAGAAGGTTATCGTTCTTGGCTCCGGACCAATCCGTATCGGTCAGGGTGTGGAGTTCGACTACGCGACAGTTCACTCCGTATGGGCAATAAAGGAGATGGGTTACGAGGCTATCATCATCAACAATAATCCCGAAACTGTTTCCACAGATTTCTCTATCTCGGATAAACTTTACTTTGAGCCGCTTACCGAGGAAGATGTAATGAACATCATAGAACTTGAAAAACCTAAAGGTGTAGTAGTGCAGTTTGGCGGACAAACAGCAATTAACCTGGCTGATAAGTTAGCTGCTCACGGTGTTCAGATCCTCGGGACTTCACTGGAAGACCTGGACCGCGCCGAAAACCGTAACAAGTTTGAAGCGGCCCTGCAGGAAATGGGTATTCCGCAACCGTTGGGTAAAACCTGCTTCACAAAAGAAGAAGCGCTAGTGATTGCCAATGAAATCGGCTTCCCGGTATTGGTAAGACCAAGTTATGTACTGGGCGGCCGTGCGATGGAAATCGTTTACGACGAGAAAGAACTGGATTACTACATGACCAACGCCGTAAAGGAAAATTCGGAGCACCCGATTCTTATCGACCGTTACCTTACCGGTAAAGAGGTGGAGGTAGATGCCATTTCCGATGGTGAAACCGTCGTTATTCCGGGGATTATGGAACATATTGAGAGAGCCGGTGTTCACTCCGGTGACTCCATCGCTGTTTATCCGCCTCAGAACATCACCCAGCAGCAGATTGATACTCTTGTTGATTACACCGAAAGACTTGCGCTGGGCCTCAATGTAATTGGCCTTATGAACATCCAGTTTGTTCTGGCCGATGGCGAAGTGTATGTGATTGAGGTAAACCCAAGGTCTAGCCGGACAGTACCTTTCCTTTCAAAGATCACTGAAATACCTATGGCCAATCTGGCTACGAAGGTTATTCTGGGTCAGAAACTGAAAGATTTAGGATTTGAATCCGGTTTAGCACCTGTAAAGGAAGGAGTTTATGTAAAAGTTCCGGTATTCTCCTTCTCGAAACTGACCAAAGTGGACATCTCCCTGGGACCGGAGATGAAGTCTACAGGTGAAGTAATGGGTAAAGACACCACGCTGGAGAAAGCACTGTACAAAGGCCTTATCGGTTCCGGCCGCAAGATGCCGCTGCACGGCGCAATCCTGTTTACCGTGGCCGATAAGGACAAGGAAGACGCTTGTGAAATCGCCAGACGTTTTCAGGAAATTGGCTTTAAGATCTGGGCCACCGAGGGAACGGCCAACTACTTTGAAGAACGTGGTGTGCGCACTAAGATCGGTTACAAGATTGAGGAAAACCCGGAGATCAATCTCATCGACCTGATCCAGACCGGCAAGGTTCAGTACATCGTAAACACGATGACCAAAGGAAAACAATCCGAAAGAGACGGTTTCCAGATCCGGAGAACTTCGGTGGAGAACGGTGTGCCGTGTCTTACGTCCATGGATACTGTAGAAGCCATTCTGAAGGTGATTGAAAGCATGAGCTTTAAGATGGAGAAGATGTAA
- a CDS encoding DUF2007 domain-containing protein, with product MKNPVPVFESESEKEISIIKALLEDAKIAVTDSGADHPKEDNGLATLFVDLPDEAKAFEIIDAWLQENQSE from the coding sequence ATGAAAAATCCGGTGCCCGTTTTTGAAAGTGAATCAGAAAAGGAAATCAGCATAATAAAGGCGTTGCTGGAAGATGCAAAAATAGCCGTCACAGATTCCGGAGCAGATCATCCCAAGGAAGATAATGGTCTGGCTACCCTTTTTGTAGATCTTCCTGACGAAGCGAAGGCTTTTGAAATCATCGACGCCTGGCTTCAGGAAAACCAAAGCGAATAG
- a CDS encoding DUF2911 domain-containing protein — MKKLLVSAFIVASFSAYAQYSLPAKSPRQTVEQQFSTSKITVDYGRPGVRGRKVLGELVPYGKVWRAGANGATKVTFAQAVNFGGKTVPAGTYGLFINPTDKEWKIILNKDAQQWGAYEYDEKLNVSEVSVPVQKMTEKQEWFEIELNPVDDHALDMVIKWDMTRVTVPVKVAKPEAVSRIVEKLREINTIEREK; from the coding sequence ATGAAGAAACTATTAGTAAGCGCATTTATTGTAGCCTCCTTTTCGGCGTACGCGCAGTACAGCCTGCCCGCAAAGAGCCCGAGACAGACGGTTGAGCAGCAGTTTTCAACATCAAAAATTACAGTGGATTATGGCAGGCCCGGCGTTAGAGGACGTAAAGTTTTAGGCGAACTTGTGCCTTACGGAAAGGTGTGGCGAGCCGGTGCCAACGGTGCTACCAAAGTAACTTTCGCACAGGCTGTAAATTTTGGCGGTAAAACAGTACCCGCCGGAACCTATGGTCTGTTTATAAACCCAACCGACAAGGAATGGAAAATCATTTTAAATAAAGATGCCCAACAGTGGGGCGCTTATGAATACGATGAAAAACTGAATGTATCGGAGGTATCCGTGCCGGTTCAGAAAATGACTGAAAAGCAGGAATGGTTTGAGATTGAACTTAACCCTGTTGATGATCATGCCCTGGATATGGTGATTAAATGGGACATGACCAGGGTGACGGTTCCGGTGAAGGTGGCCAAGCCTGAGGCGGTTTCACGGATAGTGGAAAAACTGCGCGAAATCAATACGATTGAGCGTGAGAAATAG
- a CDS encoding DUF6814 family protein, whose translation MDSVKKILGIVWLLLAVVVAYYGLTVFGLPKIMSDKQEDNVFGWIILVILVPIIVGGLAVFGWYSFKGEYSEDKI comes from the coding sequence ATGGATTCAGTAAAAAAAATATTAGGAATTGTATGGCTGCTGCTCGCAGTGGTGGTAGCATACTATGGTTTAACAGTCTTCGGACTTCCGAAAATAATGTCGGACAAGCAGGAAGACAACGTTTTTGGATGGATTATCCTGGTCATTCTGGTGCCTATCATCGTGGGCGGACTGGCCGTTTTTGGCTGGTACTCATTCAAAGGGGAATATTCTGAGGATAAGATCTAA
- a CDS encoding carbamoyl phosphate synthase small subunit, which yields MKKKLILESGEVFHGTGFGANLETDGEVVFNTGMTGYQELISDPSYCGQIVCMTYPLIGNYGINRDDYESIEPAIKGLIVKELCDLPSNFRNQLTLDEFFAKKNLSGISGIDTRRLTRILRSKGVLKGKIVSSDADDSTVIESLKNTTFPTDQVASVSTKTAYASPGRGLKVVLVDFGSKLGILRELTQRDCDVTVVSQDVTAEEILLMNPDGVMLSNGPGDPEDVKGASELINGLLGKVPIFGICLGHQLIALACGAKTFKLKFGHRGGNHPVLDLQKNKVAITSQNHGYAVDQESLKNTDLEETHIALNDRTNEGLKHKIHPCFSVQYHPEASPGPEDANYLFDEFLELMHGFKSQEPRAKNQEYA from the coding sequence ATGAAAAAGAAATTAATATTAGAATCAGGGGAGGTGTTTCACGGTACCGGTTTTGGGGCCAACCTGGAAACCGATGGCGAGGTGGTGTTCAACACCGGTATGACTGGCTATCAGGAGCTTATTTCGGATCCGTCCTATTGCGGACAGATAGTTTGCATGACCTATCCGCTCATCGGAAATTATGGTATTAACCGTGACGATTACGAAAGCATTGAACCAGCGATCAAAGGACTGATTGTAAAGGAGCTATGCGACCTGCCCTCCAACTTCCGTAACCAGCTTACCCTGGACGAGTTTTTTGCCAAGAAGAACCTGTCAGGTATCAGTGGGATCGATACAAGAAGACTTACCCGCATCCTAAGAAGCAAAGGTGTGCTCAAAGGAAAGATAGTGAGCAGTGATGCAGATGACAGTACAGTAATTGAGAGCCTGAAGAATACCACTTTCCCAACTGATCAGGTTGCCAGCGTTTCTACAAAAACTGCTTATGCAAGTCCGGGAAGAGGGCTGAAAGTGGTGCTTGTAGATTTCGGCTCCAAACTGGGGATTCTTCGCGAGCTTACCCAGCGTGACTGCGATGTTACTGTTGTCTCGCAGGATGTAACCGCTGAAGAAATCCTGCTTATGAACCCGGACGGTGTGATGCTGTCCAATGGTCCCGGTGACCCGGAAGATGTAAAAGGTGCTTCAGAACTCATCAACGGTTTGCTTGGTAAAGTTCCGATTTTCGGAATCTGCCTGGGCCACCAGCTTATCGCACTGGCATGTGGAGCGAAAACTTTCAAACTGAAGTTCGGTCACCGTGGTGGCAACCATCCGGTGTTGGACCTTCAGAAAAATAAAGTGGCCATCACCTCGCAGAACCACGGTTATGCCGTAGATCAGGAATCATTGAAGAACACTGACCTGGAGGAAACCCACATCGCACTGAACGACAGAACCAATGAAGGACTGAAACATAAAATCCACCCCTGCTTCTCCGTACAGTACCACCCCGAAGCCAGCCCCGGCCCGGAGGATGCCAATTATCTGTTTGATGAATTCCTGGAATTAATGCATGGCTTTAAGAGCCAAGAGCCAAGAGCCAAGAATCAAGAATATGCATAA
- a CDS encoding four helix bundle protein, protein MHNFERLVFWQKSIGFAKKIYLTSQNIASDEKFGLISQMKRAVVSIPSNIAEGSGRNSDREFNHFLAISLGSAFEIQTQLILAKELELLNAETANELLNEVSEIQRMIYSFKNNLQLKS, encoded by the coding sequence ATGCATAATTTTGAGAGATTGGTTTTCTGGCAAAAGTCTATTGGCTTTGCAAAAAAGATTTATCTGACCTCGCAGAATATTGCTTCTGACGAAAAATTTGGTTTAATCTCTCAAATGAAACGCGCTGTAGTCTCAATTCCTTCAAATATAGCGGAGGGCTCGGGTAGAAACAGCGACAGGGAGTTCAACCATTTTCTGGCAATTTCACTTGGTTCTGCCTTTGAGATCCAGACGCAACTGATCTTGGCCAAAGAACTTGAATTACTGAACGCAGAGACAGCCAATGAACTATTAAATGAGGTGTCCGAAATTCAAAGAATGATATACTCCTTTAAAAATAACCTTCAATTAAAGTCTTGA
- a CDS encoding MFS transporter gives MSKKFKTQHEHDAYVAEKKKNKTIWGVIMASSLGTLIEWYDFYIFGSLAVVLATKFFPADNPTAAFLSTLATFAAGFVVRPFGALFFGRLGDIIGRKYTFLVTLLIMGFSTFLIGCVPSFETIGYAAPVLVLILRLLQGLALGGEYGGAATYVAEYSQPHRRGYWTSWIQTTATAGLFISLIVILVTKTSLTPEEFDGWGWRIPFWISILMVGVSYVIRRNMKESPLFAKAKKEGKTSTNPLKESFGNKLNFKFVLLALFGAVMGQGVIWYTGQFYAMSFMQKVMNLESAQVDSMMALALFLGTPLFILFGWLSDKVGRKPIMMIGMLIAIIAYRPIYKTMYNSVNIEEKVLGPKGLVEKRTAIAHEKIAGDSLISFHTEKTFTDGTLLKRDSIVHWAATGPVITNGKAEAPLVKESITVNPDTRWLLIFLVFVQVVFVTMVYGPIAAFLVEMFPIRIRYTSMSLPYHIGNGIFGGLLPAVATYLVTSGKDAGHPEWYLQGLWYPIIVAAVCLVIGTLYLKTKNKSLEEDQH, from the coding sequence ATGAGCAAAAAATTTAAAACCCAGCACGAGCATGATGCTTACGTCGCAGAGAAAAAAAAGAACAAAACGATTTGGGGCGTTATTATGGCCTCATCTTTAGGAACTCTTATTGAATGGTATGACTTCTATATTTTCGGAAGTTTAGCAGTGGTATTGGCCACAAAATTCTTCCCGGCAGATAACCCCACTGCGGCATTTCTCTCTACCCTGGCCACCTTTGCAGCAGGTTTCGTAGTAAGACCTTTCGGTGCACTGTTTTTTGGCAGACTGGGAGATATCATCGGCAGAAAATACACCTTTCTTGTTACCCTACTCATTATGGGTTTCTCCACATTCCTGATCGGTTGTGTACCCAGCTTTGAAACCATTGGTTATGCGGCTCCCGTACTGGTTTTAATCCTCAGACTTTTACAGGGACTTGCCCTGGGTGGCGAATATGGTGGCGCTGCAACCTATGTTGCCGAGTACTCCCAGCCTCACCGACGAGGCTACTGGACGTCCTGGATTCAGACTACCGCAACCGCCGGACTGTTCATTTCACTGATTGTAATTCTGGTAACTAAAACATCTTTAACTCCTGAAGAATTTGACGGATGGGGCTGGAGAATTCCGTTCTGGATTTCAATCCTGATGGTGGGTGTATCCTATGTGATCCGCAGAAACATGAAGGAATCACCACTGTTCGCAAAGGCTAAAAAAGAGGGAAAAACCTCAACCAATCCGCTGAAAGAAAGTTTTGGTAACAAACTCAACTTTAAATTTGTATTGCTAGCTTTATTCGGAGCCGTAATGGGTCAGGGTGTCATTTGGTACACCGGTCAGTTTTACGCCATGAGTTTCATGCAGAAAGTAATGAATCTCGAATCGGCGCAGGTAGATTCTATGATGGCTCTGGCGCTCTTCCTGGGAACTCCGCTCTTTATTCTCTTCGGGTGGCTGTCCGATAAGGTAGGACGAAAACCCATTATGATGATTGGTATGTTGATCGCCATCATCGCCTACAGACCCATCTACAAAACAATGTACAATTCCGTAAACATAGAAGAAAAGGTGCTGGGACCCAAAGGTCTTGTAGAGAAAAGAACCGCCATTGCACATGAAAAAATTGCCGGCGACAGCCTTATCAGTTTTCATACCGAAAAAACCTTTACCGACGGCACCTTACTGAAACGCGACAGTATAGTACATTGGGCTGCCACCGGACCGGTAATAACCAACGGAAAAGCGGAAGCGCCTTTAGTAAAAGAAAGCATCACGGTGAATCCGGATACCCGATGGTTACTCATATTCCTGGTGTTTGTACAGGTGGTCTTTGTAACAATGGTTTACGGTCCTATAGCAGCATTTTTGGTGGAGATGTTCCCCATCCGCATCCGCTACACCTCCATGTCGCTGCCTTATCATATCGGTAACGGAATCTTCGGCGGACTGCTGCCGGCCGTGGCAACTTACCTGGTGACCTCGGGCAAAGATGCAGGGCATCCGGAATGGTATCTCCAGGGACTTTGGTATCCGATTATTGTAGCCGCCGTCTGTTTGGTCATTGGTACGCTATACCTGAAAACCAAGAACAAAAGTCTGGAAGAAGACCAGCATTAA
- a CDS encoding transposase-like zinc-binding domain-containing protein gives MSNICPKCLQENVVKSGIVKERQRFLCRNCNYYFTVKKLGKQIDDYYVTKALQLYLEGLSYREIERILGVSHVTISSWIKKYNIKRPPHSEFHTTYKVFKQSELLDFMKLEDNLKGSGLIITEFGDKYMMIKWERFKK, from the coding sequence ATGAGCAACATCTGTCCTAAGTGTCTGCAGGAAAATGTGGTTAAAAGCGGTATCGTAAAGGAAAGACAAAGGTTCCTTTGCCGCAACTGCAATTACTATTTCACAGTAAAAAAGCTGGGGAAACAGATTGATGACTATTACGTTACCAAGGCGTTACAACTCTATTTGGAAGGACTCTCCTACCGCGAGATTGAGCGAATCCTGGGTGTTTCGCATGTTACAATAAGTTCCTGGATTAAGAAATACAACATTAAGAGGCCGCCACATTCGGAGTTTCATACCACGTACAAAGTCTTTAAGCAGAGTGAGCTGCTGGATTTCATGAAACTGGAAGATAACCTTAAAGGTTCCGGACTGATTATTACTGAATTTGGCGATAAATACATGATGATCAAGTGGGAACGTTTCAAAAAGTAA
- a CDS encoding aspartate carbamoyltransferase catalytic subunit, protein MLTTTDLTVEKINSLLKTAEEFAQGNTLKAADEIYVSNLFFEDSTRTKTSFDIAQRRLGLNVVPFDVTSSSVNKGESLYDTVRTLESLGINLAVIRHGKDKYYEELKDVKLALINGGDGSGNHPTQTILDLMTIHQEFGKFKGLKVGIVGDVKHSRVANSNAEALRKMGAKVYFSGPEKWFDEGTIINGTYLPIDDLVKEVDVLMLLRIQHERHGEKMKISLESYHKKFGLTLDREKAMKKEAIIMHPAPINRGVEIADELVESVRSRIFKQMENGVYARMAILKEALEEKGFKFK, encoded by the coding sequence ATGCTAACAACCACAGACTTAACGGTAGAAAAGATCAACTCTTTACTGAAAACCGCGGAAGAATTTGCTCAGGGCAACACGCTGAAGGCTGCTGACGAAATTTACGTCTCCAACCTGTTCTTTGAAGACAGCACACGTACAAAAACAAGTTTTGATATCGCACAGCGCCGGTTGGGACTTAACGTAGTTCCGTTTGATGTAACCTCCAGCTCTGTAAACAAAGGTGAATCTCTTTACGACACCGTACGCACCCTGGAAAGTCTGGGCATTAATCTGGCAGTAATACGCCACGGAAAGGACAAGTACTATGAGGAACTTAAAGATGTCAAGTTAGCGCTTATCAACGGTGGCGATGGCAGTGGAAACCATCCTACACAAACTATTCTGGACCTGATGACCATTCATCAGGAATTCGGAAAATTTAAAGGCCTGAAAGTGGGCATCGTGGGCGATGTGAAACACAGCCGTGTAGCCAATTCAAACGCTGAAGCCTTAAGGAAGATGGGTGCAAAAGTCTATTTTTCCGGTCCGGAAAAGTGGTTTGACGAGGGCACGATTATCAATGGTACCTATCTGCCCATAGACGACCTTGTAAAGGAAGTGGATGTTTTGATGCTGCTTCGCATCCAGCATGAAAGACACGGTGAAAAAATGAAAATTTCACTGGAGTCATATCATAAAAAGTTCGGTCTCACCCTGGACCGCGAGAAAGCAATGAAGAAAGAAGCAATTATTATGCATCCGGCACCCATTAACAGAGGCGTTGAAATCGCAGATGAACTTGTGGAAAGTGTCCGCTCACGTATCTTTAAGCAAATGGAAAATGGTGTATATGCACGTATGGCAATCTTGAAAGAAGCGCTGGAAGAGAAAGGGTTTAAGTTTAAATAG